The DNA window TAAGTGCTGTTATTCCTAAATTGCTGGTCATCTTTCTCTTAGGCAGGAAAATTATTTCCCTTCCTGCCTGTTTCATACAAGCATTTGTCACTGTATTTCTGGGATCAGCAGTTTTCTTCCTCATAGCAGTGATGTCTCTGGATCGGTATGTGGCCATTTGCAAGCCTCTGCATTACCCAACCATCATGAATCTGAAGACTTGCTTCCTCCTGGTCACTGCCTGCTTTGCTTTAGCCTTCCCTCTCATCACTGGTCTGGTGATAAAGGTTTCCCAGTTATCCTTCTGCGGCCCCCATGTCATCCCCCACTTCTTCTGTGACGTTGGCCCCCTGATTCATCTCTCCTGTTCTGACTCCAGGTCTGTTGATATGTTAGCCTTTGTCCTCACTTCCTTTATCCTCTTGACATCACTTCTCATAACCCTCACTGCGTACAGCAACATAGTAGTCACAATCCTGCGACTCCCATCAGCCAGGGAGAAACAGAAAGctttctccacctgctcctctcaCCTCATAGTCCTCTCTCTGATGTACGGCAGCTGTGTGTTTATATACGTgaaaccaaagcaaacaaacaggcTGGACTCCAACAGGGAGGCTGCCCTTGTGAACACGGTGGTGACCCCGCTGCTCAACCCTGTCATCTATACACTACGGAACAAGCTGGTCCACCAGGCTCTGAGGGAGACAATGTGCAGgatgaaaatattaagaataaaatgacACGGCCCTGGAGTGGAAGGCTTCAGAGAATCATTAGTCTTCATCCTGGCCAATGTATCAGTCCACAGAGTCGTAGT is part of the Ursus arctos isolate Adak ecotype North America unplaced genomic scaffold, UrsArc2.0 scaffold_7, whole genome shotgun sequence genome and encodes:
- the LOC113243090 gene encoding olfactory receptor 49-like, coding for MPMEMGNVTTVQEFILEGFPAIQHLGKVFFLVHLLAYLASIVSNAIIVTITCADSRLHTPMYFFLSIFSFLESGIISAVIPKLLVIFLLGRKIISLPACFIQAFVTVFLGSAVFFLIAVMSLDRYVAICKPLHYPTIMNLKTCFLLVTACFALAFPLITGLVIKVSQLSFCGPHVIPHFFCDVGPLIHLSCSDSRSVDMLAFVLTSFILLTSLLITLTAYSNIVVTILRLPSAREKQKAFSTCSSHLIVLSLMYGSCVFIYVKPKQTNRLDSNREAALVNTVVTPLLNPVIYTLRNKLVHQALRETMCRMKILRIK